One region of Rhizobium sp. WYJ-E13 genomic DNA includes:
- a CDS encoding carboxy terminal-processing peptidase yields MRIHYVFLGAFLAIAQTAYAEVASPPVLAPLKQQAQAAQLSAQVLTRFSYKPVTLDDALSARIMDRFIKSLDPDRVLFLQADIDRFMSDRSEIDDAIERKDLKIPFAIFNAYEQRVVDRMSYARNLLKQGFDFSVQENYSVLRDKEPWPQSEAESNELWRKRVKSDWLRLKLGGKTDAAIRETLDKRYANTLEGVYKFKSDDVFQSFMDAYATSIDPHTDYFGAAASADFNISMKLSLFGIGAVLQDRDDYTTIRELVPGGPAQLSGKLAVGDRITGVGQGKDGAIKEVVGTRLDEVVQMIRGKKGSVVRLDILPADAGADGPHRVVSLVRDKISLEKQAASKAVLSVNLGEATRKIGVITLPVFYEDFEAKSRGDNDYRSASRDVAKLLGELKQEKVDGVLIDVRNNGGGSLDEAIDLTGLFIGNGPVVQQRGSDGKVEVRNADFAAPVWTGPMGVLVNRGSASASEIFAAAIQDYGRGVIVGEPSFGKGTVQTVLNLDRMVRNSKPEFGELKVTIAQFFRVNGGTTQLRGVTPDISLPGISDPASFGETSYDNALPWAQIKPANYTPSDTVTTLLPTLQSRHDARVENDPDFQRLLKDIADLKAQREKGIISLNEAERRKEATARENRLKSRAQGSVGEDPGGDDGLQSDERSLSADIAIENARKNAKDVLLNEAAAILADEADLQAGAPKVATRPSANTGGK; encoded by the coding sequence ATGCGCATACACTACGTTTTTCTTGGTGCATTTCTTGCAATCGCACAGACCGCCTATGCTGAAGTGGCGTCACCGCCTGTTTTGGCGCCCCTAAAGCAACAGGCGCAAGCTGCTCAGTTGAGTGCACAAGTTCTTACGCGTTTCAGCTACAAGCCCGTTACACTCGATGACGCCTTGTCGGCCAGGATCATGGATCGCTTCATCAAATCACTCGATCCGGACCGTGTGCTCTTCCTGCAAGCGGACATCGACAGGTTCATGTCTGACCGCAGCGAAATCGACGATGCCATCGAACGGAAGGACTTGAAGATCCCATTTGCGATCTTCAACGCGTATGAACAGCGCGTTGTCGACCGTATGAGCTATGCGCGCAACCTGCTTAAGCAGGGCTTCGATTTCAGCGTGCAGGAAAACTATTCCGTGTTGCGCGATAAGGAGCCCTGGCCACAGTCGGAAGCTGAGAGCAATGAGCTTTGGCGCAAGCGCGTCAAAAGCGACTGGTTGCGGTTGAAACTGGGCGGCAAGACCGATGCGGCTATTCGCGAAACGCTCGACAAGCGCTACGCAAACACGCTCGAAGGCGTTTACAAGTTTAAAAGCGATGACGTTTTCCAGTCGTTCATGGACGCCTACGCAACGTCGATCGACCCGCACACGGACTATTTCGGCGCGGCCGCTTCGGCCGACTTCAATATCTCGATGAAGCTCTCGCTGTTTGGCATCGGTGCGGTTCTGCAAGACCGCGACGACTACACGACGATCCGTGAGCTCGTGCCTGGTGGGCCGGCTCAGTTGTCCGGCAAGCTGGCCGTCGGAGACCGCATTACCGGTGTTGGTCAAGGCAAGGATGGGGCGATCAAAGAAGTGGTGGGCACGCGCCTTGATGAAGTCGTGCAGATGATACGAGGAAAGAAAGGTTCCGTCGTGCGGCTGGACATCCTGCCGGCGGATGCTGGAGCAGATGGCCCGCATCGCGTTGTCAGCCTTGTGCGTGACAAGATCAGTCTCGAAAAGCAGGCTGCCAGCAAGGCCGTGCTGTCCGTGAACTTGGGTGAAGCCACGCGTAAAATCGGGGTGATTACTCTGCCGGTCTTCTATGAGGATTTTGAAGCCAAGAGCAGAGGAGACAATGACTACAGGAGCGCAAGCCGCGATGTAGCCAAGCTTCTCGGCGAACTGAAGCAAGAAAAGGTCGACGGCGTTCTCATTGACGTGCGCAATAATGGCGGTGGTTCATTGGACGAGGCGATTGACTTGACCGGTCTCTTCATCGGCAATGGTCCGGTCGTTCAGCAACGCGGCAGCGACGGTAAGGTCGAGGTCAGAAACGCTGATTTTGCAGCACCTGTCTGGACAGGCCCGATGGGTGTCCTGGTCAATCGCGGGTCGGCGTCGGCTTCGGAGATATTTGCCGCGGCAATCCAGGATTACGGTCGAGGCGTCATCGTCGGCGAGCCCAGTTTCGGGAAGGGTACGGTTCAAACCGTCCTCAATCTCGACCGGATGGTCCGCAACAGCAAACCCGAATTCGGGGAGCTGAAAGTGACCATCGCACAGTTTTTCCGGGTCAACGGCGGTACGACGCAGCTGCGCGGCGTGACACCTGATATCAGCTTGCCGGGGATCTCCGATCCGGCGAGCTTCGGAGAGACCAGTTATGACAACGCTCTCCCTTGGGCCCAGATCAAGCCGGCGAACTACACGCCTTCCGACACTGTCACCACGCTGCTGCCGACATTGCAAAGCCGCCATGATGCGCGGGTTGAAAACGATCCGGACTTTCAGCGCCTGCTGAAAGACATTGCCGACCTGAAGGCGCAGCGCGAGAAAGGGATTATCTCGCTCAATGAAGCCGAACGTCGCAAGGAAGCGACTGCTCGCGAAAATCGGCTCAAGTCGCGAGCGCAGGGAAGCGTTGGCGAGGATCCTGGTGGAGATGATGGTCTGCAGTCGGACGAGCGCAGCCTGAGTGCTGACATTGCCATTGAAAATGCCCGTAAGAATGCAAAGGACGTCTTGCTGAACGAGGCAGCTGCCATTCTTGCCGACGAGGCGGATTTGCAGGCAGGTGCGCCGAAGGTAGCCACAAGGCCATCGGCAAATACAGGCGGAAAATAG
- the hppD gene encoding 4-hydroxyphenylpyruvate dioxygenase, with protein MGPYPHDAPPSEITADNPAGTDGFEFVEFAHPEPEKLRELFTRMGYIAVAKHKTKDITVWRQGDINYVLNAEPGSHAARFVAEHGPCAPSMAWRVVDGRHAFDHAVSKGAVPYEGDDKALDVPAIVGIGGSLFYFVETYGAKGSAYDAEFDWLGERNPYPQGIGFYYLDHLTHNVFRGNMDKWWDFYRNLFNFKQIHFFDIDGRITGLVSRAITSPCGKIRIPLNESKDDTSQIEEYLKKYRGEGIQHIAVGTEDIYEATDKLSHNGLRFMPGPPETYYDMSYERVNGHSEPVDRMKKHGILIDGEGVVNGGMTKILLQIFSKTVIGPIFFEFIQRKGDEGFGEGNFRALFESIEADQIKRGVIGTAAE; from the coding sequence ATGGGTCCTTACCCGCATGATGCTCCGCCGTCGGAAATCACCGCCGACAATCCGGCCGGCACCGATGGCTTCGAATTCGTCGAATTCGCTCATCCTGAGCCCGAGAAGCTGCGCGAGCTCTTCACACGCATGGGTTATATTGCCGTCGCAAAGCACAAGACGAAAGACATCACGGTCTGGCGTCAGGGCGATATCAACTATGTCCTGAACGCCGAACCTGGCAGCCATGCCGCTCGTTTCGTCGCAGAGCATGGTCCCTGTGCTCCGTCGATGGCATGGCGCGTTGTCGACGGCAGACACGCCTTCGATCACGCGGTGTCGAAAGGCGCTGTCCCCTATGAAGGCGATGACAAGGCGCTCGACGTCCCGGCGATCGTCGGCATTGGCGGCTCGCTGTTCTATTTCGTCGAGACCTATGGGGCAAAGGGATCGGCATACGATGCCGAGTTCGATTGGCTTGGCGAGCGCAACCCGTATCCCCAGGGGATCGGTTTCTACTATCTCGACCATCTCACCCACAACGTCTTCCGTGGCAACATGGACAAGTGGTGGGATTTTTACCGCAACCTGTTCAATTTCAAGCAGATCCACTTCTTCGATATCGATGGGCGCATCACCGGGCTGGTGAGCCGGGCCATCACGTCGCCCTGCGGCAAGATCCGCATTCCGCTCAATGAATCGAAGGACGACACGAGCCAGATCGAGGAATACCTGAAGAAATACCGGGGCGAGGGCATCCAGCACATCGCCGTTGGAACGGAAGATATCTACGAGGCCACTGACAAGCTTTCACACAATGGCCTGCGCTTCATGCCGGGTCCGCCGGAAACCTATTACGACATGTCCTATGAACGCGTGAACGGCCATAGCGAACCTGTCGACCGCATGAAGAAGCACGGCATCCTCATTGACGGCGAAGGTGTGGTGAATGGCGGGATGACGAAAATCCTGCTCCAGATCTTCTCCAAGACCGTCATCGGACCCATCTTCTTCGAGTTCATCCAGCGCAAGGGCGACGAAGGTTTCGGGGAGGGTAATTTCCGCGCCCTTTTCGAGTCGATCGAGGCCGATCAGATCAAACGTGGTGTCATCGGTACTGCGGCGGAGTAA
- the maiA gene encoding maleylacetoacetate isomerase, whose product MNEVVLYDYWRSSASYRVRIALNLLAIDYKIVSINLLQGAHKMPEYLALNSQGLVPTLVIDGRTLTQSLAIIEYLAEVRPEYGLLPLDIADRQNVRALAYAVAMDIHPICNMHVVAHLMTMTDKVDAREEWMKHFITDGLRKLEAMIGKFDGKFSLGDTPTMADLCLVPQVYNARRWGVDMTHFKRIVDIDAKCAKLPAFQAAHPDRVSPNRDEN is encoded by the coding sequence ATGAACGAGGTCGTTCTCTATGACTACTGGAGATCGTCCGCGAGTTATCGCGTCCGTATCGCGCTCAACCTCCTTGCGATCGACTATAAGATAGTGTCGATCAACTTGCTGCAAGGAGCGCACAAGATGCCGGAATATCTTGCGCTCAACTCGCAGGGCCTCGTGCCGACGTTGGTGATCGATGGAAGAACGCTGACGCAATCGCTGGCAATCATAGAGTACCTCGCCGAGGTTCGGCCGGAATACGGATTGCTGCCGTTGGATATTGCCGATCGCCAGAACGTGCGTGCCCTCGCATATGCCGTCGCCATGGACATCCATCCGATATGCAACATGCACGTCGTGGCGCATCTCATGACCATGACTGACAAGGTCGACGCCCGGGAAGAATGGATGAAACATTTTATCACGGACGGACTTCGCAAGCTGGAAGCCATGATCGGCAAATTCGATGGAAAGTTCAGCCTCGGGGATACGCCAACGATGGCGGATCTCTGTCTTGTTCCACAAGTCTACAATGCCCGCCGCTGGGGCGTTGATATGACCCATTTCAAGCGCATCGTCGATATCGACGCCAAATGCGCCAAGCTGCCCGCCTTCCAGGCGGCACATCCCGACCGTGTGAGCCCGAACCGTGACGAGAACTGA
- a CDS encoding fumarylacetoacetate hydrolase family protein has translation MKLATLKDSTRDGRLVIVSRDLTRCCEVGHIARTLQAALDDWEHLAPRLELIAEGIETAAQPAIRFHEHDATSPLPRAYQWADGSAYVNHVELVRRARGAEMPASFWSDPLMYQGGSDGFLAPRDPILVADEAYGIDLEGEVAVVTGDVAMGSSPEAARDAIRLVMLVNDVSLRGLIPDELAKGFGFFQSKPASSFSPVAVTPDELGKAWDGGKLHLPLLVSLNGRVFGKANAGVDMTFDFGQLIAHAAKTRNLVAGTIVGSGTVSNKLKGGPGRPVEDGGNGYSCIAELRMIEAIETGSPKTPFMRFGDQVRIEMKDHAGHSIFGAIEQTVEEYRGTGPR, from the coding sequence ATGAAGCTCGCGACGTTAAAAGACTCCACGAGAGACGGTCGGCTCGTCATCGTTTCCCGTGATCTTACCCGTTGTTGTGAAGTCGGTCACATTGCCCGGACCTTGCAGGCAGCACTCGATGACTGGGAACACCTGGCTCCGAGACTCGAACTGATTGCCGAAGGCATCGAGACCGCAGCCCAGCCGGCGATCAGGTTTCACGAACATGACGCCACATCGCCTTTGCCGCGGGCCTACCAATGGGCCGACGGTTCGGCCTACGTCAACCATGTCGAGCTGGTACGCAGGGCGCGGGGCGCCGAGATGCCGGCGAGCTTCTGGTCCGACCCGCTGATGTATCAAGGTGGTTCGGACGGCTTCCTCGCGCCGCGTGACCCGATCCTGGTAGCTGACGAGGCTTACGGGATCGACCTGGAGGGCGAGGTTGCCGTCGTCACCGGCGACGTTGCGATGGGTTCCAGTCCGGAGGCTGCGCGCGACGCCATCCGGCTGGTGATGCTCGTCAACGATGTGTCGCTGCGCGGTCTCATACCGGACGAACTGGCAAAGGGATTCGGTTTCTTCCAATCCAAGCCGGCATCATCATTTTCCCCGGTCGCGGTGACGCCGGACGAACTCGGAAAGGCGTGGGATGGCGGCAAGCTGCATCTTCCTTTGCTCGTGAGCTTGAACGGCAGAGTATTCGGCAAGGCGAATGCCGGCGTCGACATGACATTTGATTTTGGCCAACTGATCGCCCATGCCGCCAAAACGCGCAATCTCGTGGCCGGAACGATCGTCGGCTCGGGAACGGTTTCCAACAAGCTGAAGGGCGGTCCGGGCAGGCCGGTGGAAGACGGAGGAAACGGCTACTCTTGCATTGCCGAACTGCGGATGATCGAGGCCATCGAGACCGGGTCGCCGAAGACGCCGTTCATGCGGTTTGGGGATCAGGTTCGCATCGAGATGAAGGATCATGCCGGCCATTCGATCTTTGGGGCGATCGAGCAGACGGTCGAAGAATACAGGGGGACCGGGCCGCGATGA
- a CDS encoding histidine phosphatase family protein, whose product MRIFLVRHGESLGNISESAYRQFGDHNVPLTEWGYQQALAAGRSIASYLAALPRAAPKATIWHSPYLRTRQTKDAIIEASPADAIGDVHEDYLLREQDFGLFTEIYDRAEQRRKFPEEFEKWARLRNNSGKFYARPPDGESRADVAQRVRLFLQTVMHDIGSGNDTAIIVGHGVTNRAFELNFLHQSVEWFERSDNPGNADVTLIEGSHAQGYRSMLLHKAGDRDPTDATEMRGAHGSELTIAPKTRD is encoded by the coding sequence ATGCGCATCTTTCTGGTTCGACACGGCGAATCTCTCGGCAACATCAGCGAGAGCGCCTACCGGCAGTTCGGCGATCACAATGTTCCGCTGACGGAATGGGGCTACCAGCAGGCGCTGGCCGCGGGGCGCAGCATTGCTTCCTATCTGGCAGCGCTGCCTCGCGCCGCGCCGAAGGCGACCATCTGGCATTCGCCATATCTGCGGACGCGCCAGACCAAGGACGCAATCATCGAGGCCTCGCCTGCGGACGCCATCGGCGATGTCCATGAGGACTATCTGTTGCGGGAGCAGGATTTCGGCCTGTTTACCGAGATCTACGACCGGGCCGAGCAGCGGCGCAAATTTCCGGAAGAATTCGAGAAATGGGCCAGGCTTCGCAACAACAGCGGCAAATTCTATGCCCGCCCGCCGGACGGCGAGAGCCGGGCGGATGTTGCCCAGCGGGTGCGGCTGTTTCTACAGACCGTCATGCATGACATCGGCAGCGGTAACGACACCGCGATCATCGTCGGTCACGGCGTCACCAACCGTGCTTTCGAGCTGAATTTCCTCCATCAGAGCGTCGAATGGTTCGAGCGCTCCGATAATCCGGGCAACGCCGATGTGACGCTGATCGAGGGCTCGCATGCGCAAGGCTATCGCTCGATGCTTCTGCACAAGGCTGGTGACCGCGACCCGACCGACGCGACAGAAATGCGTGGCGCCCATGGTTCGGAACTGACGATCGCGCCGAAGACCCGCGACTAA
- a CDS encoding adenylate/guanylate cyclase domain-containing protein — protein MCAELVERRLAAILAADVVGYSRLLEANEEDTLNALRQHRRELFDPAVASHGGHIIKVMGDGFLVEFSSVLSAARCAVEIQRGMLERNTGLPPDKHFLFRIGLNLGDIVFDADDFHGDGINVAVRLQALAAPGGIACSAAVRHEVANKLDIEFADQGAVTVKNIARPVHVYFADWGNVASVEASPLAAVSHTRAPANRPSLAILPFANISNDPEQEFFSDGITEDLITDLSNVSGLFVLSRHTVFAWKNRSENLQRIAAELGVAYIVEGSVRKAGNHVRINAELIEAASDGHVWAERYDRELTDIFEMQDEILKAIVEQLKVKLLPEEKKAIEQAPTGNVEAYTHFLRGREYYHIASRSNHLMARQSFARAIELDPSYARAYAGIAVCDARLRSQFGAEISVEDILANTATALTLDPNLAEAHAAKGFALAVAGNRAAAISAFVQALSLDANCHEANRYYAEFCVTDGQFELAATYFQRAMEIKPADYGAPIMLVNVFRSLGQMDKASTHARIALTKAEEELRLHPENANAACLGATALAFLGEGGKALEWLARALATDPTDINIQYNAACTYSLLGEIDRAIDLLEVWMPQVGVEMRLWFKNDSDLDPIRNHPRYLSLLDLSE, from the coding sequence ATGTGCGCAGAGCTTGTTGAACGTCGATTGGCGGCTATTCTGGCTGCCGATGTGGTGGGTTACAGCCGTCTCCTTGAGGCGAACGAAGAAGACACGCTCAACGCCCTTCGTCAGCATCGCCGGGAGCTTTTCGATCCTGCTGTCGCATCTCATGGCGGGCATATCATCAAGGTAATGGGCGATGGTTTCCTGGTCGAGTTCAGCAGCGTGCTGAGCGCTGCTCGCTGCGCGGTGGAAATCCAGCGTGGCATGCTGGAGCGCAATACCGGGCTTCCGCCGGACAAGCATTTTTTGTTCCGAATAGGCTTGAATCTGGGTGATATCGTCTTTGATGCGGATGACTTTCACGGGGACGGCATCAATGTGGCGGTCCGGCTGCAAGCCCTTGCAGCTCCTGGCGGTATCGCCTGTTCAGCGGCCGTGCGCCACGAAGTCGCAAACAAGCTCGACATCGAATTCGCGGACCAGGGCGCGGTGACAGTCAAGAACATTGCCCGTCCGGTCCACGTCTATTTTGCCGATTGGGGCAATGTCGCTTCCGTCGAGGCGTCTCCGCTTGCCGCGGTCAGCCATACGCGGGCGCCCGCCAACAGGCCGTCGCTTGCAATCCTGCCATTCGCCAATATCAGCAACGATCCGGAACAGGAGTTTTTCAGCGACGGCATCACCGAGGATCTCATCACCGACCTGTCGAACGTTTCAGGTCTCTTCGTGCTGAGCCGCCATACCGTGTTTGCGTGGAAAAACCGTAGCGAAAACCTGCAGCGAATCGCCGCCGAACTTGGCGTTGCCTATATCGTGGAAGGCAGCGTCCGCAAGGCAGGCAACCATGTGCGGATCAATGCAGAGCTGATCGAAGCGGCCAGCGACGGCCATGTCTGGGCCGAGCGATACGACCGCGAACTCACCGATATTTTCGAAATGCAGGACGAGATCCTGAAAGCGATCGTCGAGCAACTGAAGGTCAAGCTGCTCCCGGAGGAGAAGAAGGCAATCGAGCAGGCGCCGACAGGAAATGTCGAAGCTTATACGCATTTTCTCAGGGGCCGCGAATACTATCATATAGCCTCGCGCTCCAATCACCTGATGGCCAGGCAGAGTTTCGCCAGAGCCATCGAACTGGATCCTAGCTATGCCCGCGCCTATGCCGGTATTGCAGTTTGCGATGCGCGTCTGCGCTCTCAGTTCGGCGCGGAGATTTCAGTGGAGGATATTCTCGCCAATACCGCAACAGCGCTGACGCTCGATCCTAATCTGGCAGAAGCCCATGCGGCCAAGGGGTTTGCTCTGGCGGTGGCCGGCAATCGCGCCGCGGCAATTTCGGCATTCGTACAGGCTTTGTCGCTCGATGCGAATTGTCATGAGGCCAACAGATACTATGCTGAATTCTGCGTCACCGACGGCCAGTTCGAACTCGCGGCGACGTATTTTCAGCGCGCTATGGAAATCAAGCCGGCCGATTACGGCGCGCCGATCATGCTTGTGAACGTCTTCCGCTCACTCGGGCAAATGGATAAGGCCAGTACGCATGCCCGGATCGCTCTGACGAAGGCGGAGGAGGAGCTTCGCCTTCATCCGGAGAACGCCAATGCCGCCTGCCTCGGCGCAACGGCGCTGGCCTTTCTCGGTGAAGGGGGTAAGGCATTGGAATGGTTGGCGCGCGCGCTCGCGACTGATCCCACCGACATCAACATTCAGTACAATGCCGCCTGCACCTATTCACTGCTCGGCGAGATCGACAGGGCGATAGATCTGCTTGAAGTATGGATGCCCCAGGTTGGTGTCGAGATGCGGCTGTGGTTCAAGAACGATTCCGACCTCGACCCCATCCGCAACCATCCGCGTTATTTGAGCCTGCTCGACTTATCTGAATAA
- the hmgA gene encoding homogentisate 1,2-dioxygenase: protein MDQASIQTSDSEAATANKLKYMPGFGNDFETESLPGALPQGQNSPQKCNYGLYAEQLSGSPFTAPRGTNERSWLYRIRPSVRHTSRFSNASYPHWKTAPCLDEHSLPLGQLRWDPVPAPIEKLTFLQGVRTMTTAGDVTTQVGMSAHAYVFNEDMIDDYFFNADGELLIVPQLGAIRVFTEMGIIDVEPLEICLIPRGMMFKVLRSGEQPVWRGYICENYGAKFTLPDRGPIGANCLANPRDFKTPVAAFEDKEKPCRVHVKWCGKFYVTDIGHSPLDVVAWHGNYAPFKYDLRTFAPVGAIRFDHPDPSIFSVLTAPTEDAGTANVDFVIFPPRWLVAEHTFRPPWYHRNIMSEFMGLIHGQYDAKEEGFVPGGMSLHNMMLPHGPDALAFEKASNSELKPVKLDHTMAFMFETRYPQQLTKYAAELETLQDDYLECWDGLERKFDGTPGIK, encoded by the coding sequence ATGGACCAGGCATCGATCCAGACGTCAGACAGTGAAGCCGCGACGGCAAACAAGCTGAAATATATGCCGGGGTTCGGCAACGATTTCGAAACGGAGTCGCTTCCCGGCGCCTTGCCCCAAGGCCAGAACAGCCCCCAGAAATGCAACTACGGTCTTTATGCCGAGCAGCTTTCGGGCTCGCCGTTCACTGCGCCGCGCGGGACGAACGAAAGGTCCTGGCTTTATCGCATTCGCCCGAGCGTGCGTCACACGAGTCGCTTCTCGAACGCCTCCTATCCGCACTGGAAGACCGCGCCTTGCCTGGACGAGCATTCGCTTCCCCTGGGCCAGCTTCGCTGGGATCCCGTCCCCGCACCCATCGAGAAGCTGACGTTTCTTCAGGGCGTGCGGACAATGACGACCGCAGGTGATGTCACGACCCAGGTGGGCATGTCGGCACATGCTTACGTCTTCAATGAGGACATGATCGACGATTATTTCTTCAACGCCGACGGTGAACTGCTGATCGTGCCGCAGCTCGGCGCCATCAGGGTGTTCACCGAAATGGGCATCATCGATGTAGAACCCCTGGAAATATGCCTCATACCCCGCGGCATGATGTTCAAGGTGCTGCGCAGCGGCGAACAGCCGGTCTGGCGCGGATATATCTGCGAGAACTACGGCGCAAAATTCACGCTGCCGGATCGCGGACCCATCGGTGCGAACTGCCTGGCAAATCCGCGGGACTTCAAGACGCCTGTCGCTGCTTTCGAGGACAAGGAAAAGCCTTGCCGCGTCCATGTGAAGTGGTGCGGAAAGTTCTATGTCACCGATATTGGCCACTCGCCCCTCGATGTAGTGGCCTGGCACGGCAATTACGCCCCCTTCAAATACGACTTGCGGACGTTTGCGCCGGTCGGTGCGATCCGCTTCGATCATCCCGATCCGTCGATTTTTTCGGTGCTGACCGCCCCAACTGAAGATGCAGGCACGGCGAATGTCGATTTCGTGATCTTTCCGCCGCGCTGGCTGGTGGCCGAGCATACTTTCCGTCCGCCGTGGTACCACCGCAACATCATGAGTGAGTTCATGGGCTTGATCCATGGCCAGTACGACGCCAAGGAGGAGGGCTTCGTGCCGGGCGGCATGAGCCTGCACAATATGATGCTTCCCCACGGGCCGGATGCGCTCGCCTTCGAAAAGGCATCCAATTCCGAGCTCAAGCCTGTGAAGCTGGATCATACCATGGCCTTCATGTTCGAGACCCGATACCCGCAGCAATTGACGAAATACGCAGCCGAGCTTGAAACGCTGCAGGACGATTACCTGGAGTGCTGGGACGGCCTGGAGCGCAAGTTCGACGGAACCCCAGGCATCAAATGA
- a CDS encoding MEKHLA domain-containing protein gives MQLNGELNPNDPEFFELLTGSFRRLVGRALVPKDRGPEWLYGDAPFVVLAHNTAPDPVFVYANGAAQRRFGYSWSEFVKLESRLSAGPSERGARQALLDAVTQNGFMAGYRGLRVMKSGSRFWMEDGIVWQLRNAEGQDFGQAATFSKWVDVPPS, from the coding sequence ATGCAGTTGAACGGCGAATTGAACCCGAACGATCCCGAATTCTTTGAGCTCCTCACAGGCAGCTTCCGGCGCCTTGTCGGCAGGGCTCTCGTACCCAAGGATCGGGGACCGGAGTGGCTCTACGGCGATGCCCCTTTTGTGGTTCTTGCCCACAATACCGCGCCGGATCCCGTCTTCGTCTATGCCAATGGTGCAGCACAGAGGCGGTTCGGATATAGCTGGAGCGAGTTCGTAAAGCTGGAATCCCGGCTGTCGGCTGGCCCCAGCGAGCGTGGAGCGCGCCAGGCGTTACTCGATGCGGTGACGCAAAACGGGTTCATGGCGGGCTATCGTGGCTTGCGGGTCATGAAATCGGGGAGCCGCTTCTGGATGGAAGATGGAATAGTCTGGCAGCTCCGGAACGCGGAAGGGCAGGATTTCGGGCAGGCTGCGACATTCTCAAAGTGGGTTGACGTCCCTCCCTCCTAG
- a CDS encoding helix-turn-helix domain-containing protein — protein MRTVSLPRGRQRLHAMPTSAGYELRENETYDWDGRKRGQTPFTVLQHTISGTGHLRYQNRNYKLQSGDTMMVLVPHNHRYWLEKGERWEYFWISMNGEETLRIHKMVLALAGPVLKLQQSTIDHLADCSLRLVKGANTPGSASAIAYEAAMALYDDIFGAPAFMAEQSAMQPVIDHINANLEKPLPVSELSAIVGLSRAHFSRSFAESEGVPPAEYVLQQRLQRAAKLLTKADFLPVKEVSIMCGFEDANYFAKVFRRVYGITPTEFRTTGMYASIGRSR, from the coding sequence ATGAGAACCGTTTCTTTGCCGCGTGGACGCCAGCGCCTGCACGCCATGCCGACGAGCGCCGGTTACGAGTTGCGCGAAAACGAGACCTATGACTGGGACGGCCGGAAGCGTGGCCAAACGCCTTTCACTGTGCTGCAGCACACGATCAGCGGCACCGGCCACCTGCGATATCAGAACCGCAACTACAAGCTCCAAAGTGGCGATACGATGATGGTGCTCGTGCCGCACAATCATCGCTACTGGCTCGAAAAGGGCGAGCGCTGGGAATATTTCTGGATCTCGATGAACGGCGAAGAGACGCTGCGCATCCACAAGATGGTGCTGGCCTTGGCAGGCCCGGTCTTGAAGCTGCAGCAATCGACCATCGACCATCTGGCCGATTGCAGCCTGCGCCTCGTCAAGGGTGCGAACACCCCCGGCTCCGCCTCGGCGATTGCCTATGAAGCCGCCATGGCACTTTACGACGATATTTTCGGCGCGCCCGCCTTCATGGCCGAGCAGAGCGCGATGCAGCCAGTGATCGACCATATCAACGCCAATCTGGAAAAACCGCTGCCGGTCAGCGAGCTATCGGCAATCGTCGGCCTTAGTCGCGCGCACTTCTCCCGCAGCTTCGCCGAAAGCGAGGGCGTGCCGCCGGCCGAATATGTGCTGCAGCAACGCCTGCAGCGGGCCGCGAAACTTCTCACCAAGGCCGACTTCCTGCCGGTCAAGGAAGTCTCGATCATGTGCGGCTTCGAGGATGCCAACTATTTTGCCAAGGTTTTTCGCCGTGTTTACGGGATCACGCCGACGGAGTTCCGGACGACGGGCATGTATGCGAGCATTGGGCGTAGCCGATGA